The Leptospirillum ferriphilum genome has a segment encoding these proteins:
- a CDS encoding c-type cytochrome translates to MVTRILARSFLMAAMVTVVLGPVSSARGGPLEVMQGSEIFTPPPDSEIPKGPFGDLVRKGERIFTQTGRFAKHYVGNDLTCESCHLDRGRKPYAAPLWGAYVLYPRFRSKNHMVNKLDERIQGCFRFSMNGTPPPVTSETMKALIAYSFWMSRGAPVGVKLKGQGLLALPKPASTPSILRGKKVYAARCALCHGMHGQGRTSHGGQVFPPVWGNRSYNKGAGLYKVAKLAGFIKMNMPLSKGDSLSNQASWDVAAYVDSQPRPPKPRKHPRS, encoded by the coding sequence ATGGTGACAAGAATCTTGGCGCGGAGTTTTCTGATGGCGGCGATGGTGACCGTTGTCCTGGGGCCGGTTTCCTCCGCCAGGGGAGGGCCGCTCGAAGTGATGCAGGGTTCCGAGATCTTCACCCCTCCACCGGATTCCGAGATCCCCAAGGGGCCTTTTGGCGACCTGGTGCGCAAGGGAGAAAGGATCTTTACTCAAACCGGGCGCTTTGCCAAACATTATGTCGGCAATGATCTCACCTGCGAAAGCTGTCATCTGGACCGGGGGCGCAAACCCTATGCGGCTCCCCTGTGGGGGGCCTATGTCCTGTATCCCCGGTTCCGATCGAAAAACCATATGGTCAACAAGCTCGACGAAAGAATTCAGGGATGTTTCCGGTTTTCGATGAACGGAACGCCCCCTCCGGTGACGAGCGAGACCATGAAAGCCCTGATTGCCTACAGTTTCTGGATGTCCCGGGGAGCCCCCGTGGGTGTGAAGCTCAAGGGCCAGGGATTGCTGGCCTTGCCGAAGCCGGCGTCTACTCCCAGCATTCTCAGGGGGAAAAAGGTCTATGCCGCCCGGTGCGCTCTGTGCCATGGCATGCATGGTCAGGGTCGGACATCGCATGGGGGGCAGGTCTTCCCGCCTGTCTGGGGAAACCGTTCCTACAACAAGGGTGCCGGTTTGTACAAAGTGGCCAAGCTGGCAGGCTTCATCAAGATGAATATGCCTCTCTCCAAGGGGGATTCGTTGTCGAACCAGGCCTCCTGGGATGTGGCGGCCTATGTCGACAGCCAGCCGCGTCCGCCCAAGCCCCGAAAGCATCCCCGTTCCTAG
- a CDS encoding DNA polymerase domain-containing protein: MHSNSVSGDLKGWLLDAEPSSGGMTVWIKTEDGRNCPVLFPFSPRFCLSGSPEIVEGALRILERANILFSHQTVEKREFMSGEPRIVREIAIADPMTFSVAVRLLTKRCASLSFYDCDIPLPQRFFYETGLFPLAFVALSVDTGGRVRESACLDSPWSTDYRLPELRIVTLFPEEERGHPRHGLPPALAIGTSDGIRVLNGEEPVLLLETLNNRIRQDDPDLLLTSWGDDWIFPGLYALSARTGIPLELSRTAVTKKSSRKARTWFSYGKVHFRPGACLLSGRWHIDRTTSFILKEAGLDGLFEQARLTRIPVQDMARTSTGTGITSLQLALAVRKKILIPWRKNEPESFGTALELLETDKGGMVFLPPPGFHESVAELDFASMYPSLMVRFNISPETVGCSCCPGSRAPGTRHTICTRRSGFIPEVLAPLLEKRQTYKDRLANRSVPDKKTDPDNLRQKALKWLLVVSFGYLGYKNARFGRIEAHECVTAYGREVLLKAKEMAEDRGFRVLHGIVDSLWLQKQGMTQDVCEELAREIGKETGIPLNLEGIYRWIGFFSSRTSPSIAVPNRFLGVFETGEIKVRGLEIRRKDAPPFVRKVQQRMLDILAQAENMEEYRRLIPKARNVVEEALEVLSEGRVPLSQLVFRKTLSRSPAEFERATITAIVSRELLGRGVRLAAGETVHYVLTDVRNRDPAERARAWPVHTPDVTYDRKKYRELILRAAEPLLNPREGSP, from the coding sequence ATGCACTCGAACAGCGTCTCCGGTGATCTGAAAGGATGGTTGCTGGATGCCGAACCGTCTTCCGGCGGAATGACCGTCTGGATCAAAACAGAAGACGGCCGGAACTGCCCGGTTCTTTTTCCGTTCTCTCCCCGATTTTGCCTCTCCGGAAGCCCGGAAATTGTGGAAGGGGCTCTCCGCATTCTGGAAAGGGCGAATATTCTCTTTTCCCATCAAACAGTCGAGAAACGGGAGTTCATGAGCGGCGAACCCCGCATCGTCCGGGAGATCGCGATTGCCGATCCGATGACTTTTTCTGTCGCCGTCCGTCTTCTCACAAAACGGTGCGCAAGCCTTTCCTTCTACGACTGCGACATTCCTCTGCCCCAGAGATTCTTCTACGAAACCGGACTCTTTCCTCTCGCCTTCGTCGCCCTCTCTGTGGACACCGGAGGCCGGGTCCGGGAAAGCGCCTGTCTGGATTCTCCCTGGAGCACGGACTACCGGCTCCCCGAACTCCGGATCGTCACTCTTTTCCCGGAAGAGGAAAGAGGCCATCCCCGTCATGGGCTTCCTCCGGCTCTTGCGATCGGCACATCCGACGGCATACGCGTCCTGAACGGAGAAGAACCGGTCCTTCTCCTGGAAACCCTGAACAACCGCATCCGCCAGGACGACCCGGATCTCCTTCTCACCTCCTGGGGAGACGACTGGATTTTCCCGGGGCTTTACGCTCTGTCGGCGCGCACGGGCATTCCCCTGGAGCTTTCCCGGACAGCGGTCACAAAGAAAAGTTCCCGAAAAGCCCGGACTTGGTTTTCCTACGGGAAAGTCCATTTCCGTCCGGGCGCCTGTCTTCTTTCCGGACGCTGGCATATCGACCGGACCACCAGCTTTATCCTGAAAGAGGCCGGGCTTGACGGCCTCTTCGAACAGGCCCGGCTGACGCGCATCCCGGTTCAGGACATGGCGCGCACGTCCACCGGAACCGGCATCACCTCCCTGCAGCTTGCCCTCGCCGTCCGGAAAAAGATTCTGATCCCCTGGAGAAAGAACGAGCCGGAATCGTTCGGGACGGCGCTGGAACTCCTTGAGACGGACAAGGGCGGGATGGTCTTCCTGCCGCCGCCCGGGTTTCACGAATCGGTGGCGGAACTCGACTTCGCCTCGATGTATCCGTCCCTTATGGTCCGTTTCAACATCTCCCCGGAAACCGTCGGATGTTCCTGCTGCCCGGGAAGTCGGGCACCCGGAACACGGCACACGATCTGCACCCGCCGTTCCGGTTTCATTCCGGAGGTTCTCGCCCCTCTCCTCGAAAAGCGGCAGACCTATAAAGACCGTCTCGCCAACCGGTCGGTCCCGGACAAGAAGACCGATCCCGATAACCTGCGCCAGAAAGCCCTGAAATGGCTTCTTGTCGTTTCTTTCGGCTATCTGGGCTATAAAAATGCCCGCTTCGGCCGGATCGAAGCCCACGAATGCGTCACCGCCTACGGCCGTGAAGTTCTCCTGAAGGCAAAAGAGATGGCGGAAGACCGGGGATTTCGGGTGCTTCATGGCATTGTCGATTCCCTGTGGCTCCAAAAACAGGGGATGACACAGGACGTGTGCGAAGAGCTCGCACGAGAGATCGGAAAAGAAACAGGCATCCCGCTGAACCTGGAAGGAATCTATCGGTGGATAGGCTTCTTTTCCTCCCGGACATCCCCTTCCATCGCCGTTCCCAACCGGTTTCTGGGCGTTTTCGAAACGGGGGAAATCAAGGTGCGCGGACTCGAGATCCGCCGGAAAGACGCACCCCCCTTCGTTCGGAAGGTGCAACAGAGAATGCTTGACATTCTCGCGCAGGCAGAAAACATGGAAGAATACCGAAGGCTGATCCCGAAGGCCCGGAATGTGGTGGAAGAAGCTCTGGAAGTTCTCTCGGAAGGGCGTGTCCCGCTTTCCCAGCTGGTCTTCCGAAAAACCCTGTCCCGGTCACCGGCGGAATTCGAGCGGGCCACAATCACGGCAATCGTCTCCCGCGAACTCCTGGGGCGGGGGGTTCGCCTTGCGGCGGGAGAAACGGTGCATTACGTCCTCACGGACGTCCGGAACCGGGATCCGGCAGAACGGGCCAGGGCCTGGCCCGTCCACACACCGGACGTGACATACGACCGGAAGAAATACAGGGAGCTGATCTTGCGCGCCGCGGAACCCCTTCTCAATCCCCGGGAGGGATCCCCCTAG
- a CDS encoding tetratricopeptide repeat protein, whose amino-acid sequence MSLFRPFFSALGLFLRNPAILAALLLTVFPQASVRADPPDARVQLEQKALYWEKHHRVDLAAATYRQILFLYPGDKEALIGLIQAYLLEGKSDRARPLIRTFEKRYPRSPYLPVFQREDTLGTQWIVLIDRARKEEKDRHYARAEALFRKAFGDGFPPPSLAEEYFHLSEKIPGGRNMALSELKALTERYPENGSYRLAYGEILSDRDSTRRKGIRILAALARSHAPEASKALVQWKKSLRWAGDNPSYLPELSQYLDTEPDPAILHQLERARRRALAEGPLPGKAFNALHRGKMEEARDRFLVLTREDPDNPSYWTGLASAQLGLSRPDRAEKALKQVRQLPLSRQRRRIVNRLERQVRYWGWIAKGRRQARKGHLSKAGRLYRLARKIEPGQTAAPDLLAGIELRLNHPQQAFEIATQVLARHPKDPGAISASLGALDSLGRDREAANLLKSLPPGERQRLERSPSFLILEGTVYAHTGQVGQADRKLSEAGRSPLPLTNRDQIARGWAYASLGETLPLEAVLKSLRASPDLSAEEASSVQKLEHLDLDLTIDRLLAKKDETGARSKIQSFLRDHPDDRAALREEVRVDLASGQTEKAFSLVRSLHPENHYSSARFAISSALESRHTKTAGKWIGEARAHWGNRTGLIVLDSRFLADSGHLRKARKILKKALERFPRSAQLHLALARLDLRQNHYGEARKEALAGQKRAGEESGAGHQADALEAADTLAAISRQEQASSGSHFEFLLGETAFTQYTQYYYTQIGGFFPVGSLRGEKGEDPVYLHAFVQGNAFTFQYHPTVTSASFLSQTYVGTTPALGVRLPTFFGSVEADAGWGFALHDQTLTPPGVVSGLFLQGDLSADIAGGNLDLFANYTGYISYTYFQSRYLHPFWSNPEKDYSLAAGPEFIVQGNSSYSAFQGGAALRFSLLPIDSTLLLDIGALGSSAFGGVGGYEGFSWYFYY is encoded by the coding sequence ATGAGTCTCTTTCGTCCGTTCTTCTCTGCCCTTGGTCTTTTTCTCCGGAATCCCGCGATTCTTGCCGCTCTTCTCCTGACAGTGTTCCCGCAAGCCTCTGTCCGGGCGGATCCTCCCGATGCACGGGTCCAGCTTGAGCAAAAAGCCCTCTACTGGGAAAAACATCACCGGGTCGATTTGGCGGCGGCCACCTATCGACAGATTCTTTTTCTCTATCCCGGGGACAAGGAGGCTCTGATCGGACTGATCCAGGCCTATCTTCTCGAAGGAAAAAGCGACAGGGCCAGACCCCTGATCCGGACGTTTGAAAAGCGTTACCCGCGGAGCCCGTATCTTCCGGTTTTTCAGCGGGAAGATACTCTGGGGACACAGTGGATTGTTCTGATTGATCGCGCCCGGAAAGAAGAAAAAGACCGGCATTATGCCCGGGCGGAAGCCCTGTTCCGGAAAGCGTTCGGAGACGGGTTCCCTCCTCCGTCGCTTGCGGAAGAATACTTTCACCTGAGTGAAAAGATTCCGGGAGGAAGAAACATGGCCCTGTCGGAGCTCAAGGCCCTGACAGAGCGCTATCCGGAGAACGGATCCTACCGTCTCGCCTATGGCGAGATCCTCTCGGACCGGGATTCGACCCGCCGAAAGGGGATCCGGATCCTTGCCGCCCTGGCCAGGTCCCATGCGCCGGAAGCCTCAAAAGCCCTTGTCCAGTGGAAAAAATCCCTCCGCTGGGCAGGGGACAATCCCTCTTATCTCCCGGAACTTTCCCAATATCTGGACACCGAGCCGGATCCGGCCATTCTGCATCAGCTGGAACGGGCACGACGGCGGGCATTGGCCGAAGGCCCCCTGCCGGGAAAAGCGTTCAACGCCCTCCACCGGGGCAAGATGGAGGAAGCCCGTGACCGGTTTCTGGTTCTGACCAGGGAAGACCCGGACAATCCGTCCTACTGGACGGGACTCGCTTCCGCCCAGCTGGGGCTCTCCCGGCCGGACAGGGCGGAAAAAGCCCTGAAACAGGTCCGGCAGCTTCCGCTTTCGCGTCAGCGTCGGCGGATCGTCAATCGTCTCGAGAGGCAGGTCCGATACTGGGGATGGATTGCAAAAGGGCGACGACAGGCCCGGAAAGGACACCTGTCAAAAGCCGGACGTCTCTATCGCCTCGCCCGAAAGATCGAGCCTGGACAAACGGCCGCCCCCGATCTTCTCGCAGGAATTGAACTTCGCTTGAACCACCCGCAGCAGGCTTTTGAGATTGCCACGCAGGTTCTCGCCCGACACCCGAAAGATCCGGGGGCGATCTCCGCCTCTCTCGGGGCCCTGGACTCCCTGGGCCGTGACCGGGAGGCGGCGAATCTCCTGAAGTCTCTTCCCCCGGGCGAGCGCCAGCGCTTGGAACGCTCGCCGTCCTTTCTCATTCTTGAAGGGACCGTGTATGCGCATACCGGACAGGTTGGCCAGGCCGACAGGAAGCTTTCGGAAGCCGGACGAAGCCCTCTTCCCCTGACCAATCGGGACCAGATCGCCCGGGGATGGGCCTATGCATCTCTCGGCGAAACTCTTCCTCTGGAGGCTGTTCTGAAATCACTCCGGGCTTCCCCGGATCTCTCCGCGGAAGAAGCCTCTTCGGTTCAAAAACTTGAACACCTCGACCTGGATCTGACCATCGACCGTCTCCTGGCAAAAAAGGATGAAACCGGCGCCCGGAGCAAAATCCAGTCCTTTCTTCGGGATCACCCCGACGACCGCGCTGCATTGCGGGAGGAGGTCCGGGTGGATCTCGCCAGCGGGCAGACGGAAAAAGCCTTTTCCCTTGTGCGCTCCCTGCATCCCGAAAATCATTATTCCAGCGCACGATTCGCCATTTCTTCCGCGCTTGAAAGCAGGCATACAAAGACCGCCGGAAAATGGATCGGCGAAGCTCGCGCCCACTGGGGCAACCGTACAGGGCTGATCGTCCTCGATAGCCGTTTTCTGGCCGATTCCGGGCATCTCCGGAAGGCCCGGAAGATCCTGAAAAAGGCTCTCGAACGCTTCCCCCGGTCCGCGCAGCTCCATCTCGCCCTTGCCCGGCTCGATCTCCGCCAAAACCACTACGGAGAAGCCCGCAAAGAAGCTCTGGCAGGCCAGAAACGCGCCGGAGAGGAAAGCGGGGCCGGACACCAGGCCGACGCCCTCGAAGCGGCGGACACTCTGGCCGCCATTTCACGTCAGGAGCAGGCTTCATCCGGAAGCCATTTCGAATTTCTTCTCGGAGAAACGGCCTTCACCCAGTACACGCAGTATTACTATACCCAGATCGGAGGGTTTTTCCCGGTCGGCTCTCTTCGCGGCGAAAAAGGAGAGGACCCGGTCTACCTGCATGCCTTCGTCCAGGGAAATGCGTTTACGTTCCAGTACCATCCCACGGTGACATCGGCCTCTTTCCTCTCTCAGACGTATGTCGGAACGACACCGGCTCTCGGAGTTCGCCTGCCGACGTTTTTTGGCAGCGTGGAAGCCGACGCCGGATGGGGATTTGCGCTCCACGACCAGACGCTGACCCCTCCCGGCGTCGTCTCGGGTCTTTTCCTCCAGGGAGACCTGTCCGCCGATATCGCGGGAGGGAATCTTGATCTCTTTGCCAACTACACGGGGTACATCTCCTACACCTACTTTCAGTCCCGCTACCTTCATCCTTTCTGGAGCAATCCGGAGAAAGACTATTCCCTTGCCGCAGGACCGGAATTCATCGTGCAGGGGAACAGCAGCTACAGCGCCTTCCAGGGAGGGGCCGCTCTCCGGTTCTCCCTCCTTCCAATCGACTCGACCCTGCTTCTGGACATCGGGGCTCTTGGGTCTTCGGCATTTGGAGGAGTCGGTGGATACGAGGGATTCTCATGGTATTTTTATTACTGA
- the bcsA gene encoding UDP-forming cellulose synthase catalytic subunit: MNWPWTAKTIRTVVLILITFLILFLATIPVPNWQTQLWLGTFLFIAALLLKILLDGRRWVILTLITLSFFSTLRYAWWRTTETLGTGDPKVHWYEYPFIFLLFGAELYSWIILVLGYLQTAYPRGRKADPLPPDTESWPTVDILIPTYNEPLAVVRTTLLAALNMDWPPEKKRVFLLDDGNREEFATFAAQTGVTYVARPEHRHAKAGNVNYALARSDGKYVALFDCDHVPTRSFLQTTVGILEKSPRVAFVQTPHHFYSPDPYERNLNVFKKLPNEGELFYGVIQDGNDLWNASTFCGSCTVLRRKALNEIQGFAVDTVTEDAHTSIRLHRLGWESAYLNLPQAAGLATPSLSAHIRQRIRWARGMIQIFRIENPLLARGLTLAQKLCYLNGMLFFLSSLPRIIFLTAPLAYLYFGVRIFDADAYSIASYAFPTIALSLLANAAINGRHRHSFWNQVYETTLAPYIFLPTLLAMVRPDLGTFNVTAKEGRIEKEFYDRRIARPFIILWVLNLGGLISGILRYTGGFGEIPTIVLTLAWTVHNLLIIGTTLAVGWEKTQRRFRPRINVNYPVRLSAPDGQYVYGETEDMSDDGVRIRLLKSASLRTGEDVRVEIPFLDRIHEFPAEIVGMDEFSIRLNFHPLTLEEEKNRVLLLYGRADAWVKLGLSEKEDSVLKSLWEVALFAIIGQGRALKGIFWSSGPKISPPPQTFGKVP; the protein is encoded by the coding sequence ATGAACTGGCCTTGGACCGCGAAGACAATCCGAACCGTCGTTCTCATCCTGATCACTTTTCTAATCTTGTTTTTGGCGACGATTCCCGTTCCGAACTGGCAGACACAACTCTGGCTCGGAACTTTCCTGTTTATTGCTGCTCTCTTGCTGAAAATCCTTCTGGATGGAAGACGGTGGGTGATACTCACCCTCATCACCCTGTCGTTTTTTTCGACACTGCGCTATGCCTGGTGGAGAACGACGGAAACACTGGGGACAGGAGATCCCAAAGTTCACTGGTACGAATATCCCTTCATCTTTCTTCTCTTCGGCGCAGAACTCTATTCCTGGATCATCCTGGTCCTCGGGTATCTCCAGACCGCCTACCCGAGAGGCAGGAAAGCGGATCCCCTCCCTCCTGATACAGAATCCTGGCCGACCGTGGACATCCTGATCCCAACCTACAACGAACCTCTGGCGGTTGTCCGGACCACCCTTCTGGCGGCGCTCAACATGGACTGGCCTCCCGAGAAAAAAAGAGTCTTTCTCCTTGATGACGGGAACCGGGAGGAATTTGCGACCTTTGCAGCACAAACAGGAGTCACGTATGTCGCAAGACCCGAACATCGCCATGCCAAGGCCGGAAACGTCAACTACGCCCTTGCAAGATCCGACGGCAAATATGTGGCCCTGTTCGACTGTGATCATGTCCCGACCCGTTCTTTTTTGCAGACAACGGTCGGAATTCTCGAAAAATCTCCTCGCGTCGCATTCGTGCAGACCCCTCATCACTTCTATTCCCCGGACCCTTATGAACGGAACCTGAACGTCTTCAAAAAGCTGCCGAACGAAGGAGAACTCTTCTATGGCGTCATCCAGGACGGAAACGACCTCTGGAACGCCTCGACCTTCTGCGGATCCTGCACGGTGCTTCGCCGCAAGGCCCTGAACGAGATCCAGGGATTCGCAGTGGATACCGTCACCGAAGATGCGCATACGTCGATACGGCTTCATCGTCTGGGATGGGAATCGGCGTACCTGAACCTTCCCCAGGCCGCCGGACTCGCGACACCATCCCTCTCCGCCCACATCCGGCAACGTATCCGGTGGGCCCGGGGTATGATCCAGATCTTCCGGATCGAAAATCCCCTTCTGGCACGGGGCCTCACGCTTGCCCAGAAACTGTGCTACCTGAACGGAATGCTTTTTTTTCTCTCCTCCCTTCCCCGCATCATCTTTCTGACTGCTCCTCTCGCCTATCTCTATTTCGGGGTCCGGATCTTCGATGCCGACGCCTATTCGATCGCGAGCTACGCCTTTCCCACCATCGCACTTTCCCTCCTGGCCAATGCAGCCATCAACGGTCGGCATCGGCATTCGTTCTGGAACCAGGTGTATGAAACGACGCTCGCCCCCTATATTTTTCTTCCAACTCTTCTGGCAATGGTCCGGCCGGATCTCGGAACCTTCAACGTGACTGCCAAGGAAGGGCGGATCGAAAAAGAGTTCTACGACCGCCGGATAGCCCGGCCTTTCATCATTCTGTGGGTTCTGAACCTTGGAGGGCTCATTTCCGGCATCCTTCGCTATACCGGAGGCTTCGGAGAGATCCCCACGATTGTTCTCACCCTCGCCTGGACGGTCCACAATCTTCTCATTATCGGAACGACGCTCGCCGTGGGCTGGGAGAAGACGCAGCGGCGCTTTCGTCCCCGCATCAACGTCAACTACCCCGTACGTCTGAGCGCCCCGGATGGTCAATATGTCTATGGGGAAACAGAAGACATGTCGGATGACGGCGTGCGAATCCGGCTTTTGAAAAGCGCATCTCTCCGGACGGGAGAAGATGTTCGGGTGGAAATCCCCTTTCTGGACCGGATTCATGAGTTTCCGGCGGAAATTGTCGGCATGGACGAGTTTTCCATCCGGCTGAATTTTCATCCCCTGACCCTGGAAGAAGAAAAAAATCGGGTGCTGCTGCTCTATGGAAGGGCAGATGCCTGGGTGAAGCTGGGTCTCTCCGAAAAAGAAGACAGCGTGCTCAAGAGTCTCTGGGAAGTCGCCCTTTTCGCCATCATCGGCCAGGGGCGCGCACTGAAGGGCATCTTCTGGTCTTCGGGGCCGAAAATCTCCCCCCCGCCCCAGACTTTCGGAAAAGTCCCATGA
- a CDS encoding cellulose biosynthesis cyclic di-GMP-binding regulatory protein BcsB — protein MTNPLFLQRLQVTSVFLFLALTGSLLHSSRAQSETLPSSSLPDGQFQERLSFRDLQMDKNLDMGPDSADQTFLVGVSPDKIVTKARLHLLYRLHSSFFQKSRDTLAVDWNGVPLGEIATVSGGSKEELGVTLFIPGNLVNTRNTLRLRVVRDPKNPCALFGSAPFVTVLRRSSLHLEGRRFGVPLRLSDLPFPFLYPEAAGLRRVPFVLTTTAPHALEAAGIIASWLGVRAPYLPFHFPVTLSPGVLSLPSLPRGHLILLSLDRDLPPGWVPPSARGPFLRLLPNPGDPFSRILLIAGQTPEDLRIAALALSQNRFSGAGDRLSPGRFPLTPPRKPDDAPRWQTAGSALRFGFLEAPDSLEVHGTGSVKVHFSLPPDIFTWNHTWIRARIHLRVRTEKRENRSKLDVFLNDRYQESFSLPASESGVLEQTVTIPLAVSDLTPFRNRLSFNFNFRNSYPSVISCSMDQNPRLGGAILPDSALDLRPFSRYTILPDLKLFPNGGYPFTRYADLSRAGFVLPETPGPADIALFLHMMATFGAQTGLSGTGVKVSGPKDITPVQNRNLILLGTYRSNPLLLRLTRSLPHVSKDNLERLKDKNLLLEVLRWKNPPPAHFGPSDLVKEFQRARNPFGVLLETASPFAPRRVTLSVIGVSQKSLFAMDNILFNPRQFSGIFGDVTVVEPGHLSSFFLPSASFALGSTSPIEETRYWFASHPVAIVSSILLLAAGTGLSLRKVLGEKAQHPPDSPENKENLPE, from the coding sequence ATGACAAATCCACTCTTCTTGCAGAGACTCCAGGTGACTTCCGTTTTTCTTTTTCTGGCCCTGACCGGTTCTCTTCTGCACTCTTCCCGGGCGCAGTCGGAAACGCTTCCGTCGTCCTCTCTTCCGGATGGCCAATTCCAGGAAAGGCTCTCCTTCCGGGATCTCCAGATGGACAAAAATCTCGATATGGGCCCCGATTCGGCCGATCAGACCTTTCTGGTCGGAGTCTCTCCCGACAAGATTGTGACAAAGGCAAGGCTCCACCTTCTCTACCGGCTCCATTCCTCCTTCTTTCAAAAATCCAGGGACACTCTTGCCGTCGACTGGAACGGTGTCCCGCTGGGAGAAATCGCCACGGTTTCCGGAGGATCCAAAGAGGAGCTGGGGGTCACCCTTTTCATCCCCGGAAATCTCGTCAATACCCGAAATACTCTGCGCCTCCGGGTGGTCCGGGACCCCAAAAACCCTTGCGCCCTTTTCGGGTCCGCCCCTTTCGTGACCGTTCTCCGCCGGTCCAGTCTTCATCTGGAAGGCAGGCGGTTCGGCGTTCCCCTCCGTCTGTCCGACTTGCCGTTTCCCTTTCTCTATCCCGAGGCCGCCGGTCTCCGGCGCGTCCCTTTCGTCCTGACGACAACGGCCCCCCATGCCCTTGAAGCCGCAGGCATCATCGCTTCCTGGCTGGGTGTCCGTGCCCCCTATCTTCCCTTTCATTTTCCCGTGACGCTTTCGCCCGGAGTGCTCTCTCTCCCTTCTCTTCCCCGGGGGCATCTCATTCTCCTGTCCCTGGACAGAGACCTCCCCCCGGGCTGGGTCCCTCCCTCCGCCAGGGGACCGTTTCTCAGGCTTTTGCCCAATCCCGGAGATCCTTTTTCCCGGATTCTCCTGATTGCGGGACAAACGCCCGAGGACTTGAGGATCGCCGCCCTGGCGCTTTCGCAAAACCGGTTCTCGGGAGCCGGAGACCGCCTCTCTCCAGGGAGATTCCCCCTGACTCCCCCACGCAAGCCGGATGATGCTCCCCGTTGGCAGACAGCGGGGTCGGCACTCCGGTTCGGATTTCTGGAGGCACCGGATTCTCTGGAGGTTCATGGCACCGGTTCGGTAAAGGTCCATTTTTCCCTTCCCCCCGACATCTTCACCTGGAACCACACGTGGATCCGGGCCCGCATCCACCTCCGGGTCCGGACGGAAAAACGGGAAAATCGCTCGAAACTGGATGTGTTCCTGAACGACCGTTATCAGGAATCCTTTTCCCTTCCCGCCTCCGAATCCGGAGTACTCGAACAAACCGTGACGATTCCGCTGGCCGTTTCCGATCTGACCCCATTTCGGAACAGACTCTCGTTCAATTTCAACTTCCGGAACTCCTACCCGTCGGTTATTTCCTGCTCGATGGACCAGAACCCCCGCCTGGGAGGAGCGATCCTTCCGGACTCTGCGCTTGACCTGAGACCTTTTTCCCGCTACACCATCCTGCCTGACCTGAAGCTCTTTCCGAACGGGGGATATCCCTTTACCCGCTATGCCGACTTGTCCCGCGCCGGATTCGTGCTGCCGGAGACACCGGGACCGGCCGACATCGCCCTCTTCCTCCATATGATGGCAACATTCGGAGCCCAGACAGGCCTTTCCGGGACAGGCGTCAAGGTGTCCGGACCAAAGGACATCACCCCTGTCCAAAACCGGAATCTGATCCTTCTCGGCACCTACCGCTCGAACCCCCTGCTGCTTCGTCTGACACGTTCCCTCCCGCACGTCTCCAAAGACAATCTTGAGCGCCTGAAAGACAAAAACCTGCTCCTGGAAGTGCTGCGCTGGAAGAATCCTCCCCCCGCCCACTTCGGGCCATCAGACCTGGTGAAGGAATTCCAGAGAGCCCGCAATCCGTTCGGGGTCCTGCTCGAAACCGCCTCTCCCTTCGCCCCCCGGCGCGTGACCCTGTCGGTGATCGGAGTCAGCCAGAAAAGCCTTTTCGCCATGGACAACATCCTGTTCAACCCCCGGCAATTTTCCGGCATTTTTGGCGACGTCACCGTCGTCGAGCCCGGTCACCTCAGCTCTTTCTTCCTCCCCTCCGCGTCCTTTGCACTGGGATCGACCAGCCCGATCGAGGAGACACGCTACTGGTTCGCCTCCCATCCGGTGGCCATTGTCTCCTCGATTCTTCTGCTCGCGGCCGGGACAGGGCTTTCCCTGCGGAAGGTCCTGGGAGAGAAAGCCCAACATCCACCGGACAGTCCGGAAAACAAGGAGAACCTTCCCGAATGA
- a CDS encoding c-type cytochrome → MKTVLSALLLMTGLTAFPTVSGAASLMDWGRHVAEAGNGKPGSTACMECHRLDGGGMPSIGAPRIAGQPEQYIAREIREVKAGKRYGPVMAGVVQNLSPRDIRAVALYYSHAKSPKLPDVGPPDPVLVAEGEHIATRGLWKKNIPACVQCHGPNGYGVPPMFPFIAGQNRTYLLRQLMAYAFLKRQDDPQGLMRGIARRLTMTQRKAVAEYFSSLKPPVRDVP, encoded by the coding sequence TTGAAAACTGTCCTGTCTGCGTTGCTCCTGATGACGGGTCTGACGGCTTTTCCGACGGTCTCGGGAGCAGCTTCGTTGATGGACTGGGGGCGCCATGTCGCAGAGGCGGGAAACGGCAAACCGGGAAGTACGGCCTGTATGGAGTGCCATCGGCTGGACGGAGGGGGAATGCCTTCGATTGGCGCTCCGAGAATTGCGGGTCAGCCTGAACAGTATATCGCCCGGGAAATCCGGGAAGTCAAGGCGGGAAAACGGTATGGACCGGTGATGGCCGGCGTGGTGCAGAACCTGTCCCCCCGGGATATCCGGGCCGTCGCTCTTTATTATTCCCATGCGAAATCTCCGAAACTTCCCGACGTCGGCCCCCCCGATCCTGTTCTTGTTGCCGAAGGAGAACACATCGCGACCCGGGGGCTCTGGAAGAAAAACATTCCCGCCTGCGTGCAGTGCCACGGTCCGAACGGGTACGGTGTTCCTCCCATGTTTCCTTTTATTGCCGGCCAGAACCGGACATATCTCCTGCGGCAGTTGATGGCGTATGCGTTCCTCAAGCGCCAGGATGATCCGCAGGGGCTGATGAGGGGAATCGCCCGGCGGCTCACGATGACCCAGAGGAAAGCCGTGGCGGAGTACTTCTCCAGTCTGAAACCCCCGGTCCGGGATGTGCCCTGA